The Daphnia carinata strain CSIRO-1 chromosome 9, CSIRO_AGI_Dcar_HiC_V3, whole genome shotgun sequence nucleotide sequence TCGGTATACTCGAGATGAATGAGGAGGTCATACGATAAATAGTGGGCCAAAGTGCTGAAATTTGTAGATTTGCAAATACCGGTGTATCATCAGTTTTAACTAGTTTTATTTTCGATCTTGTGCAGAACGCAGTAACGAGAAACAAAGAACAATGTAACACGGCATAACGATGACGCAACAACAGCGATGAATAAATGAGCTGCCCCTCATTCTGGTCAAGTCCAGTTGGGAATTTTCGATTTCATCCTGCCATAAATTCTGAAGTTAATGGACATCAGATTCATTTATGTGTGGCAGCAATCGTAACTCACCAGCTTGACGTCATTCCGGCAGCTTTTAATGTCTCTGCGAGCCTTCGGAAGTTCCatgtttcttcttgttgtaGTTTATCGTCAACAATGCTGCCAACGAACCAATCACCACTCCCGTCATGGTTCGTTTGAAGCCTTGAGTTCGCATTATCTGTcccattaaaacaaaatacataGTGTCGctttataaacaaaaaaagctcGTCCCATGTAAGGAAATGCAAAATTGTACGGTTATTTTACCTTCATCATTTCTTCAGTATATTTGTTGGCAGACCACTGAGCCATTGTAGACTTTGATGTGATATCTTACTCGTCGAAAAGCTGGAACAGAAATGAAGACCCGGCAATGCCCGTCATAGAAAAATAGCCAACATTCGACTTAGGGACGACGGCCGACATCGATTGTACGACGATTGCAAACATATGCGGAAACGTTTATTTCTGATTTGGCAATCCAGAATCGATCGATTTCCAGCACAGCAATATGTAAGACACTTGGACAAGGTACAAATGCTGCGAAGCCAAGCATTACATTATCTGAATTATTAGCCACAAGCTAATGGTTAAGGAATAATTAAGCCATGGTTTTCATATTAACAAACACTAAACATAATGGCTACGTCAACGAAGAATCGTACAGAGAAGTTGAATACTTCTATCAAACCACAATATTTTTATTCGGCTTTTATAGGCAACTAAatgcttttctttatttattgtaATAGGTTTTAACCAACTATAGCAATTCATAGCGACTCAGTGAAGCCAAGGCGACGTATGTCGATAAAATTGACAGCTAAAGAAGATTACGTAGCTTTTAACTgatatattttcaaatctcAATGCAAGCATGTAGACACAGACGctatactttaaaaaaaggtgaaattttggaaacagaatataaaataaaaggagcaGCCATTTGGTTTCGGGTTTATTCCAACGCAGCCATACAGCTCTTTTGCAACATAGAAGATAATCAGATcgcattttaaaataaactatttAATGGCCAATGCTAACTTGGTACTTCGTTACGGAGTTACCTAGTTTTTGCGCGATCCAGGAGGTAGTCTGACGTCGCTTGGTGACTCAGCCATGCCTCCACCAGCACGTTGTTTAACGTCTGTTGGCATTTCTTTAAACCAATCAATGAAGAACGCCTTATTCAGGTTgccggtgtatttcaaaactGCCATGAAGCCCACAACGAAGCCTCCAACAGCCATCCATTTCAATTTGGGAGATTTAGCTGGCATCGGAGACACCAACTTCTGCTGCGAATTGCAACCAAGATAAGCAAATTAAACAAGAGAAACTCCGCTTAGTTAcataacaataaaattttctgtcatccgaaatgaaaagaaaatgaaggacGTTGATCGACATAGGCATGCGTGCAGGATAAGCCCATAGGATTGTAAATTATGCGTATAGAGAGCAATGCATTTGCTTTACCTTTTTGATAGCATCTTCTACTGCAGTTGTTCGCACAATTCCAGACAGCAACATCTTCTATTTTGCTAGAGATAAGTGATCTACGTCCGTTGTCAATGCAACCCTATTCGCAAGTCGTTGTAAATTCAGGCATTCGGCTGGGAGGTAAACGTATGGGCAACGTATTTTTGCCTCGTCgtaaaatcgtcaaaaatgaTTTGGAACGTTGACTTGaattttgaacgaaaaaaataattgttttagCCCTGTAGTGATACAGAATAACGCTCCAGAGGTTAGTCTACAATTCCTCAACACGGGAGAAATAAGATTTTCACGAAGGGACGAACATGTCAAGAGATGTTCAGACGTATTTCTGAAGACGACTATACCTCACCAACAATGAACTTGGCATGGCAACTTCATCAGTGCACCTCTGCAGGTCTTTGTATGATAACACTAAATGTTCATTTGCAAAATCCTTTAAATACATCTGATTAagtaaattgaaaatttatcTGGCTTCAGGTAGCTTGCGGAAATGGCCATATACTGCTATTTCATTGTATTGTGTTGATGGGAATAAATATTGTATATGTATGTTTTTTACAATAAATAGTAATCGTCcgtaaaacttcatttttagTGCTTTCTAGTTTCTTGTTTCACCTATTAAAACGTAATTTATTTACGTAGAAGACAAATTTAACAGCGTACAAGTTTAACTACAAGCTGAGTGACAAAGTACTGAACTGATAGCAAACGCCACCTAGCGGAGAACGCGACAATTATCGCCACTTCGGCACGCATTTTCCCTTAATGTAGGACTGACTACCCTCCTACAGAAGAGCTGCAGGGATGCAGAGGCTGAAGCACGCGAATTGGATACAGCTTGGAAGGTAAATGTTTATTATCCTAAGCTGGACTGTATAAGAGGTCGCGCAGTGTTCTTTTGCTATAATGTATAATATACATCTGGGCTTTAATCGCACAGGTAGAGAAAATTGCATAGAGCTACTTAATGTACGGTAGCTGCAGCGGTGGTGTAGGATGAACAAATGTAGCAAGACAAACTTGGACTAGCCTTATAATATTTAGTCTTCGTTGTAGCAAAGTGATGAAGCATCAGCTTTAGTGTACTATAGTCCGATGCCCTTTAATGACATAGCAGTTCTAGGCAAAATACCTTGATGACATAGTTCTTTCTCGGTTTAATAAAAGTTTAGGGAGAAAGGTGAAGGCTGTTACGTCATATTCAATTCCCTTTGTCATGCACTGCTTGGTTGCCTTTACTGCGTGGCATCAGTGTGCCGCGtacgtcgtggtgtagtatAAGATGCAGCGCTGCGGTAGTTCTCCTTCGACATACGGGTTTGATATGAATAGCCATAGTATACAGAGGAAGAAGCAGGATCCATCAGCACACCCACGATCGACGCTGATATCGGTTAACACCTTGTTCATTCAAATCAAGTGAGTCCACCAAATCGGCGGGTAGCGCAAAGCAGCGTAGATTGAAGCGAATGGTGTTTGACACGAATGATGTGAAtaattgtttgaaaataagGCGGCGCAATTTTCGCAGTAGTCAGTGTATTTAGGGTTATACAAAAAGGTATTAAGCCAATAACAGTTTGCATATAGTTTTGGATCGCAAGGATGTAAACGCTAAATGCAATTACACCCAACAGTTTCAACAAATCACGAATCTAACGTATTCGCTTGGCAAtcattaaaatattaaatcaaCAGCTGTGTAGAACGGCAAACTTGCATAacgtgcacacacacacaaacaaaattaaaacattttggTATTGAAACGAAATCGTTCATCTGACTTACTATTTCCCGATTTGTTAAAAAATGGAGGCTTTCAACCAAATTCCATGGCAAACAATTTAGCTAATAACTTAATTATAATGCGCAATCACATATAATGAAAGGTACCAACAGTATAGACATCCGCATTTGCAAAATTTCACTCGGGAATTGTGACTTTAGTTTCGTTCATATTTAAGagggaaaacattttgaaaatcagtGGAAACGTTAACCGTAACAGTCATTCAGAATCAAACAatgacttttaaaaaatttagccTTTCCATAAAATTGAAGGAATTAATACTTATACATTTGGCTGAAAGATTTGATTTttgaacatttcttttttcattcaaaaatacAGGCTAGACAAATAAAAAGCTTCTCTGTTAGACAGGTCTTTGAACTTGTCATAtttttgttcagttccttTGACCCAGAATGAGCTGTAGCAGCTCTAGAACTCAGGTATATCCTTGGCTGTGTAACAATAAATGGGAAATGACTAGGATCTTTTAACCTGTTAACCATGTCTTGATTGGTGCTGCATGCTCGCAGGGTTTTAATAAGCTCTCCAGGTTCAAGTGTTTCTAAAATCGTTGCTGCTTGTTGCAACTCGTTGGCTGACATCACCCAAAAGCGGACGTGCCATACAAGATGACCTAAAACGTGTCTCTGATTATTGGGCCTGGGATCCAACTGGCGGCGATGACATTCGAAAACGGACCAACGTATCAGAGCCGTGAGCACTTCACTTTCGTTTTCGAGATGAAGTCCGTCTCGTCTGACGATAGACTCCACTTTAACCGCATCcagttcttcaaattcctaAAATAAAGATGAAAAATGAGTTCTATTTTTATCCCGGTTGGACTGGTCCATGTTTTGTTGCTTCCAGCGAATGAAACTGCAGCTGGACTTTGAAGATAAATCAGTAACTTTAGAATAGTTCGTCCCTAACTGGCTTGGTACAAAATTATTGTTGTTGGGAAAGCTGTGCAAGCAATTACCTCTGAACAAAGAACGGCTGATGCATTTTTGTCGATAAACTCGAGGCAGCTGTTCATCAAAAACGAACACCAACTCGATCTCGACTGCGTTTgtaaatttgcattttgttgcTGAGATTCTCCACTAGGGGCGCTACAGTCTTCTAACGGTGGGGCACTCGGCCTATTGTCCACGTTGGAAGACGGGCTTTGTTGGTAGTCAGCTCCGGGATACATGGAAGTCCTCTGATAAATGAATAGTACGTTTTGGGGATTGAGTTGGCCCACTAAATATGTTGCACAAATCTTCATTAATCCATCACAAAGATATTTCTCAGCCGCGTGTAGGGTTTCGAGAGCTGTCATTACTGAACGAAGTTCCACGGTTTCACCGTATAGGAAACTAGAGAAACAAGTAAACATTGATTTAGATGTATGCCCAATATGTGAACTAAGCAGAGCCTCCATTACCTGATCAGATTCTTGAAAGCTCTTCCGTCAACATCTGGATCGTAAATTTGATCTGGGGTCGACGTTAAGTGATTGGGCTGCGGCGTTGAGTCACCGTTGGACGATAATTGACGACGTCGTAGGTTTTCACGAGCTTGTGTGTACGGCCCGCAGAACATTGCTTGAAAGACCTCATTTCTTTTGGAAAGAATCGATTTTCTGGCCGGTATTCGCATCACAGTCTCTAGACCAACATGGAAGATGACGTCGTCATCGTCTTCTGATCCAGCCGACTCATTTCCTGAATCCGTCTGCATTCTGCAAATCGCCACAAAttgtttcaacattttttaattacaGGGGGCGATTGATGTTCATGTGGGACCAACTTCAAAGTCTATTCTACTGCGGCTACACTtctacgttaaaaaaaaaaaaaaccagggcACCGTCATCGAACTATAGCCAACTATGTTTCCTGAAACACACGGAAGGACGAATATAGACGTGACAAGTATAAAACTCCCCTTGTCCAAAACACTGACGTTTGGCCATTACCACATTTAGGCGATCTCCCACACATTTTAGGACTGTGTCGGAATACGCCGCCACGATGGGGGTAGGGAGACATAATTGCAAAACAGTCACCTTGGAAAAATACATTTGACGCATCCGCTATCGTTTTTcacacaacacaaaaaatcgatatattaaaaaaaaaaatactaaccGGTATTGCGAATGAAGTGTTCCAAGTTGACCGCTAAAATCCATGGTCCCTTTGATGTCCTTAGTTGCTTTGGCGCGTGAAAAACTAgactgaagaaaaaagaaaaatgacactGACGTTAATGGCATGTTCGAGCTCCCCCGAAAGTCTGTGAAGCGATTTGAACTCAAGTTCAAGTCAAAAGCAAAATTGATTATCATCTACCGCAGAATCGTAACTAAGGTgttttcaaagtaaaaaaaaagaaatgaaaaagtacaGACGTCAATGACGTCTGGAATTTTAACGCTCTGATCTTGATATCGTGCCCCATATTTCTgcgaaagaaaatttctttgaaaactaGTTCTGGGTCAGCTGTTGCTGAAAAAAATGGTGTGCTACAAACTTCGTATTAGAAGCAAATAAAATGGTGAATGATAATGCGACCTTACATTCCAGTTAGTTTAGTGGTTTGCATGCAAACAATGGAGTTCATAACAATAGACGTCGCTTCGAGATGACTGATGACATGATAGATTGTTTTGCTTCGGCGTATCCAACGTCGCTAACCGCTTATACATGAAATCATTCTCTATCGTCAGCCAGCGTGAGTTCAAAAATAACCCTCCGTTGAGCTTGAGATGCGAGtgcctcttttatttttatttcaatttttattcccGTTTTtgccaaaatgaaaacatttgaaGGAAAGTGCTAGTTGTCGTAGGTGTCCATACTGACATCAAAGGACCTTTCCTGTTTTAT carries:
- the LOC130700821 gene encoding BTB/POZ domain-containing protein 6-B-like; translated protein: MGLSASKKKASALTKSSFSRAKATKDIKGTMDFSGQLGTLHSQYRMQTDSGNESAGSEDDDDVIFHVGLETVMRIPARKSILSKRNEVFQAMFCGPYTQARENLRRRQLSSNGDSTPQPNHLTSTPDQIYDPDVDGRAFKNLISFLYGETVELRSVMTALETLHAAEKYLCDGLMKICATYLVGQLNPQNVLFIYQRTSMYPGADYQQSPSSNVDNRPSAPPLEDCSAPSGESQQQNANLQTQSRSSWCSFLMNSCLEFIDKNASAVLCSEEFEELDAVKVESIVRRDGLHLENESEVLTALIRWSVFECHRRQLDPRPNNQRHVLGHLVWHVRFWVMSANELQQAATILETLEPGELIKTLRACSTNQDMVNRLKDPSHFPFIVTQPRIYLSSRAATAHSGSKELNKNMTSSKTCLTEKLFICLACIFE